The Epinephelus fuscoguttatus linkage group LG7, E.fuscoguttatus.final_Chr_v1 DNA window atgtgtgtgatttCAGGACTGTCGCAAATTTCTGAACTTGGTGAATGGGATGCAGGGAGACAGGAGCAGGTACACAAATACCGTAACTCAGTGCCTCCCAAGACATGGTTTGGAGAACTCAAGGGGTCATTAGGGTTGCCACCCAAAAGAGGaatattttagtgtaacttttaCTGAAACTATTATTTCACACCTTTGACTCTATAGCACAATGAGAAAAcgaattattttttcattaaattttaTAAATGTGATAGAGACACATAATTTAATAACAATGTTCTCTCTGTAATATAGAGTGTACTCCTATCCTTGTTTGGAGGCTTATCTGGACAAGCATGAGGTCAGTATCGACAGGGTTTCTGTGGTTTAAAGAATAGGAGAAAATGTCAAAtgatacaaaataataaatgcaGCTGTTGTCTGTCTCGAGTCTGACAGCACATTAGAGGCAATAATTTCAAGATGCTTCTGCCTTTTTGGTACAATTAACTGTTCATTAAAGTGTTAGGATAGTTAATGTGAGCTAAAATGTCACAATTCATAATGTACTGCTATGTGTATCAAGGATTATGTGTGCTCAAAggattttggttttgttgttaGCTGCTGATGCCTGCTGATGAGAACCTGGAAGAATTTTGGATCGACTTTAACCTTGACAGCCGCAGCATCTCCTTTTACTTCTCTTTTTCTGATGATGAGGCACAGGTACCTCACAGTCATTCATGAAAGTGAAATTCAAGAAGTGCAATAACTTATGTAATAAACTGTAGATTTGTATTTGTTATAGCCTAATTTAGACTGATATTCTCGTCATGTAGGAGGCCCAGTGGGAAACAGTATGTTTCAATGACAATGAAGTCCAAAGCTACACTGTAACAGGTAATTAGAGTACAAAGAGTACTGTATTTGTGTCTAGCATCTGAatctgcagatgaaaaaaatagCACTTGTCCATTAAACAAAAGGCATTTTGACGCATACATGACATTGACAGATTTAAGTTTCTGTAAAGACATTTGTTATAGTGAGGAAACAAGGATAACAGATTAAtcaaaaacaatacatttcagGGAGATAATACGTTCTTTTGATGTGCATGTGACTGGCTATGTcttttctaaatattttttattgtggcTTTTTGCCTTAATGAGATAGGACAGTCTAAGTGTTAAGGGTTGAGAGacaggggatgacatgcagtgaggggccgctgcagcaagaacattacctttgttgatgggatgcctgctctacccaTTAAGCCAGCAGACACTCCCTATGTCCTTTAAGTAattgcttgtgtgtttgtttgtgtgtgtaactaTAATacatgatggtttttttttctccagaggAGGGCAAGAGGAAAGTCTTGCAGATAAAGTTGTCACAGGTTGTGATTGTGGGTGCGGTGGAAGGAACGAGTGTTACCATCCACTTCAGCTCCTCCCTGGACATCCTGCAGGCTGCTCGTAAAGTCTATggacacagcaaaaacaaagtcCTATGTCCTTATTCACTCAATTCAGCCGTGTGTTTGCAggaatatttgttttaaacattttacatgATGGGTTTTTGCTCGTCAGAGTCTAAAGTGTGTTCATAATAAAGTGGCAGTTTGCAGATAAAGTTGTCACAGGTTGTGATTGTGGGTGCGGTGGAAGGAACGAGTGTTACCATCCACTTAGTTAAAATTGTAGGGGAAGATCATCTGCAGGCTGCAAATAAAGTCTATGGACACAGCAAAATGTGACAAAGTGGTCATGACTTATTCACTCAAACCTATTAGCCACAGTGTTTGCAGGAATATTTTTGAGATTAGTTAAACATTTTGAATTGTCAAATGcatggtgtggtggttagcactcttgtcACAGCAAGAGTGTGTTCATAATAAATGTGGCAGTTTGCATTAATAAGCATCTCTTTCTGTCAGGGCTTTGTGGGAAGGCTTCCTCATCAGTCCAAAGACTATAGTTAaaattggggactaggttaattgataactctaaattgtccataggtgtgaatgtgagcgtgaatggttgtctgtctcaaaAGACAGCTGTGATGTGATAAAGGTGGTCATTACTAATGCCAAAATGTGTAAAACTAGACGGTTAGGGCAGCtgccctcaagaggatgaagcggttagaagatgaatgaatgaatgaatgaattgtcAGGATACAGAGTTTAAGTTACGTGCAGTAAATGAGATATGGCtgcagacaaaagaaaaatggtgCGGCTGGTGTTTGGCTTACATTGATGTGACATTGTATCAGTGCttttaacattttgaaaaagCAGTAAAATAGATCAAATTAGCATGACAGCTTCgaaacatttgtgtgtgtttctctccatGCAGGTTGTTCCAGAGAGTCAGATGTCCCGCGGTGAAAGTGAGAAAAACACTGCACCTTACCTTCTACCTGCCCCGTCTGCACCTGCACAGGTGAAAGAGATTTGTACTTGCATTTATTGTATATTAGATGTGTAACAGTTAAGTGTACTTAAAAATGCATAGGTTTGTCAGTGACGGCCATGTTTGACAGTTCAGTGAGCTCATTAACATACTAACCAGGCTCTCCTGGTTTGTTATCACCCAAAAAGTGTAACTGTTTGTTGCTGTGTTGTGAAAATATTCACCTGATACTTGGATCTTGAACTAAAATGCCTTAAAAACTCGCAGCCATGGCCAGTAGGGGGTGTAGAGAGCAAGGGAACCAATCATGTCAGGGTCAAGCCTTTTGATGATCTGTTGACATTGAAGACAATAGAATTGGCAGTATAATTTCTATATCCTGTAACCCCCAAAACTTTTGCACAGTGCAGTATCACATTTAAATTAACCATTTACAGAGGCGACAGAAGGATTCACAGAAATACTCATTTCAATTTTCCATCCAGATGGTGACCCCAACCAGGATGAGGATTTCAGAGTCCACCACCTTCATCAGCAGCAGtggaggaggaagtgtgcattGTGCCAGTTCCCTCGCTGCTGTTATGTCATCAAGTAGGAAGAAGTTATCAGAATTTAAATCCTTAAAAGATATAAAATGTACTCAAAACAGTTTAAAGATTTAGCTTATTTTCAGTGGTATCACAGAtgtgtttgtgctgcatttttattgtttatttgtttacgTATTTCCATATTTGATGAATGTAGGGTTAAAAGTACAACATGCATATACCTATTATGactgttttgtatttaattatctttaaaaatctcttttgttCTATGTTTCTTAATGCAGGGCTTCCTGAACCTTTTAATGTCAAGGACAGATTAGCGGTGTGAAACCTGTAGTTGGGAAGGACATAGGATAGACTCTATTAGGTCACgtagtgagagaaaaaaaattagtTTGATGTCAATAAATGAAACTAAAATAGATTTTACTTGTTCTTTCTTACATTCTTATTGTTCACAGAGATTCATGGAGTAAAGCAAGGCATGTTGATTGAGCTCTCAGCTGTAATGTATTCTCTTCTTTCCCCTTTAGACACTTCAGCCAAGGGTAAGGGGAAGCCGTCTCTGGAGATGGTTCGTTCAAGTGACAGGCAAGGTGAACATCACTTGGGAGAGCTAAGGACAACTGCAAAGACCTGCAGTAATGCCACAACACCTCACAGCACAATAGCAGGTGACATGACAAAACAGGTATGACACATACTGAATATACTTAATATAAAGTCAGCAAGCCCAGAATATGACATCACAGTAtgtaaaatgtgattttgattaattttatgGTGTGTGTATCAGAGTGCTACATCTCTACAAAGCACAGCTTCCAAACTGTCCAATAAGAATAAGGTCGGCAAACACAAAAAGGTATAATGCCCAAATTATTATGTTTAtatacaaaacccaaaaccagtgaagttggcacgttgtgtaaaccgtaaataaaaacagaatacaatgatttgcaaatccttttcaacttatattcaattgaatacactgcaaagacaagttacttaatgttcgaacaggtaaactttgtaattttttgcaaatattagctcatttggaatttgatgcctgcaacatgtttcaaaaaagctggcacaagtggcaaaaaagactgagaaagttgaggaatgctcatcaaacacttatttggaacatcccacaggtgaacgggctaattgggaacaggtgggtgccatgattgggtataaaagcaacttccctgaaatgctcagtcattcacaaacaaagATGGGGCGAGGGTCACCACTTAGTGAACAAATGCGTGAGCTGAGTGtcgaacagtttaagaacaacattcctcaacgagctattgcaagaaatttagggatttcatcatctacggtctgtaatatcatcaaaaggttcagagaatctggagaaatcactgCACGTAAGCGACAAGGCCGAAAACCAAAATTGAATGCCCGTGACCTTCGATCCCTCAGGCGGTACTGCATCAAAAAccgacatcagtgtgtaaaggacatcaccacatagaaaaccactgtcagtaactacAGTTATCACATCTGCAAGTGTTAAAACTCTACAATGCaaagccatttatcaacagcacTCAGAAACGCTGGGCCCGAGCTCATCTAAGatggactgatgcaaagtggaaaagtgttctgtggtctgagtccacatttcaaattgtttttggaaactgtggacGTCGTGTCCTCCggaccaaagaggaaaagaaccatccggactgttataggcgcaaagttcaaaagccagcatctgtgatggaatgggggtgtattagtgcccaaggcatgggcaacttacacatatgtgaaggcaccattaatgctgaaaggtacatacaggttttggagcaacatatgttgccatccaagcaacgtctttttcatggacgcccctgcttatttcagcaagacaatgccaagccacattctgcacgtgttacaacagcatggctccatagtaaaagagtgcgggtactagactggcttgcctgtagtccagacctgtctcccattgaaaatgtgtggcgcattatgaagcgtaaaatacgacaacggagaccccggactgttgaacaacttaagctgtacatcaagcaagaatgggaaagagttccacctgaaaagcttcaaaaattcttctcagttcccaaacgtttactgagtgtcgttaaaaggaaaggcgatgtaacacagtggtaaaaaggcccctgtgccaacttttttgcaatgtgttgctgcctttaaattctaagttaatgattatttgcaaaaaaaaaaataaagtttctcagtttgaacattaaacatcttgtctttgcagtgtattcaattgaatataagttgaaaaggatttgcaaatcattgtattctgtttttatctacgatttacataacgtgccaacttcactggttttgggttttgtataAAGTTAAGCCATGTGTTTTCTACCTTTGCACATACAGGTATGAGGGTGTAATGCAAATTTTGAATCTGCTTCAAAGTCGTAGTTACACAACACGTATCATTCTGTTGCACCTGTCGTCTCTGCTTGTCGTACAGAATGTACCACTGGCAAAAGCAGCAGATGTGGTTCCAGCTGGACAGGGAGAGGAACAGTCTCTGGGTATTTTATCACTATAGTGACTCACTGTACACTTAAGCTCAAGCTGAAAGTACAGCTACATTGTAATTCTTAAGACTCTTGAACCCACCACTGATATTTTTACTTACAGAGTCCAGTTTTGTGCCTGACACCCAACCCAAAACTGGGAGAAACATGTAAGCACTGTGAAGAATCTGCTGCCATTAGAGCAGCCAATGCTCTGATTGTTAATGCTGTGAGTTTGTGttgatacagtatgtgtgtatatcTTTGTTCAAACTGCAGATCTATGAACTGGAGCAAACTGTCAGTTTCTGAAATGCTAATGATGCCCACACAGAAAATCAGTTCTCTGCCAAGACCTGGTGAGCAAAGAAGTCATCAAATATTGTTACTATCTTTCAGACATCACTAAATGTTTTGTATATTAAAGACTAGTAACACAGACAGAGCCTGGCTAGTGAAAAAAACTGTCATCAAACTTGTATTTTGTTTCTACATTAAATTACTTCTTCTCTTTAGAGTCTCAGTCAAGTTTGGCAGGACAACAGGAGAGCCTGTCCTCAGCACAGACATCGTCAGTTGCAGGCTCGAGCTCAATCAGCCAAAAGCAACTTCACATACAGCTCACCCAGCGCCTGCAGCAGGTCCTCAGAGAGAGGAACCAAGATCCGGCACATCAGGAGCCATCTGCACCCCACAGAAACATGTCTGACATCAGAGAGGACTCTAAAGGCAGAAGCTCTATGGAGCAGTGTGCTGCAAAACTGTGTTCTCCCAAAAAGCAGCAGGCCCAGAGGAATGGCCTGACCAAAGGGAAGAGTAAACGGCAGATGTCACTGGAGACAGATGCAGATGCAGTCAAAGCTCCAGCCAAGGCCTCCACAGCTAAAGCTCCGCAGAAGGGAACACCACAGAAAGGGAAGGCTGACACTAACAGGAACCTTTCAAGCAAAGAGAAGGTATGAAATCTGCGAGCTTAAGGCATGTTACTAATTTAAGGTTAGAAATGTTGTATATTGTGATTCTCACACCTTCTATTGTTTCTGTGCAGAGAGATGCAGAGGTTGCAGGCAGCATGGTGAAGCTCATCTCTAGCCGCTATGACAGTAACACCAAATCCACAGCAAAAGATACTGCAGACACAATCCCTCAGAGCTGGATTCCTCCTCTTGTCAACAGGTATACACACAGATGACTGTAGGGCTACATTGTGTTGTACTGTAGTAAAGGAACTAATGTCATCGCTAACATACTGTAGCTGTGCAGCTTATTGACCGTGTTTTTGTTTTAGGCCAGTCTTCAATATGGGCTGGTTATCAACCTCTAAAGTAAGTCATTGTTACTATGTGGTGAGGAGCAAGTTTAAGTTACTTTTCTTCTGCTTGATTTTCTAAATAACATCTTTATCTGCTGTAGAGAGAAGTATCTGGAGCTGTAGGCGTCATGAAATCTTACAGTAAAACCACAACAAACTCTACGAGGCAGAGGTGATATAATCAAGTTAAAACATTTGAGGTCCATTTTGATATTTCAGTGGCTTTCAGTGCATTTTAGGAAgcatttattgtctttttttctgttgtacAGAAAAGATGTTTTTGCATTTAACTTTGATGCATCATTGAGTGCTGGGGTAAATATTTCTAATTACTAATAACTAATGttattttatatctcaacacCTTACACATGGATACTCAGTATGCCATAATAGTATTTTAAGTCTGTTTAATTGCTCTTTAGGGAAAGAACAAAACCTTCACTAACACTTCTGCCACATCAATCAGGTTGGTCTGACAGCTGAAAATCGCCTGTGTACTGTTGAGAAATGTAACCTTTGAAACagtaacattttattaaggtttatATTAAAAACTAGTTTCATATCTCCTGTATTGTTTTACAGCGCCATCCACGACTCCTCAGCACTCAGCACAACCAAGAAAGGACAACCTGTGGCAAAAGTATGCCTTCATTGCACTGCATATGTctggaaaaaataatgaaagCCTGCTTTTCAAAAGTCATGGTTTGCACTTAACTGGGAAGGAATTATGTAGCCCAGCCAATAAACaacctctttctttctttctttctttctttctttctttctttcacctcGTGTGTTGCAGGAGAAGCGGTATGTGAAGAGGCATCTGttcagtgacacagacacagactgtgTCACGACAGATGTCAGCTGGTTGAGGGAATCAAGCAGGAAACCCAAACCCAAAGTTACCAAATACTCCAGGCAGGCGCCCGTCAAGTCCAAAGCTGTGTCACCTCATACTTCATGTAGGCCATTAAAGCCACACATTCATGCTGCTCACAATCTGGAATTCATTACATGAGGACTGAATGTCGATACAGTCATCTGACATTATATTTCCATAAACATGCTGGGCTTTCTTTTATTACAGATGAGTTTCCAGGTGTACCCCCACCCTCTCAAAAACCTGTAAAGGACAATACCAAACCCAGTAAGGTAAGGCAGTAATGTGCTTCTAGCCTACGATGCACTATCCCAGTCGGCCACAGTGTGTCATTGTTGTTAAATCTGTAGAAGCCTGATGTGAAGAAGAGAATGGAGCAGCCGAATAAGACAGTGAAGCCAGCAGTAGAGCCAAAGAGACCACATGCAGCAGGCAGGAGGCCCCAGAGAACTGCAGCCACCTTTATCAAAAGCTACAGGGAGACAGACACTGATGACAGCCAGTCAGAACCAGAGGAGCCTCCTGTTTCCAAGGCAAAATACTTTCCTATATCTTACGTCGCATTGTCCTCCAGTTATTGCTCTTATTGTGTATGCAAATGTATATACAACAATGTGTGTCCTAATGGCAATATTTTATCTCCAATatccatttgaatttgaaaaatgGCAGTCAATTATTGTGCTGTTGGAAATAGACTAAAATCAcactgtgtttgtctgcatAATAATAGCACTCCTCCACTCATCATCTGGAGAAAGCTGAGAAACCTCACGAGGCTGCTcaagtgacaaagaaaaacactgcCAGCAAACAACCAACCAGAAGTTATCTGGAGATAGACAGCAACTGTCATAGCAGCGGGGCAGAGTTGGAGTCAGAGCAGCCACGTTTCTCCAAGGTAGAGGTCACTCTGTTTACATCTCATGTATCCATATCTCCACATGCTAACAATTTATGTGACTTTGGTACTGACATTTTAATGAGGTAACAAGCTGGTAAGTGGGTGGGTATGTATTAGTTagcatcaaataaaaaaatgtgaataCAACTACATTAGAGCTCACAGTGAACTCCACAGACGGATGCAGTTGTTGTGCAAGCATCATACAGTGTTTTTAGAGCTACTGTTTTTGAAACAAAATTACACTTAGCTCATTGACAGTCTGTTACAGAAATGTTGTAGCCTGTTACAGAAATATTTAAGTCCTTTTCGGTTTGTCTGCCAACAGACATATTTTGTAGGCCAGCAGGGGAAGAGTGAGAAGACCAGTTTGGAGGTGCCAGAGGTAAAGAAGGGAAAGAACACCTCCTCTGAGCAATCCACAGATCTGAGAAAGCCATCTGGTCTCAAGGTGGGAGCCCAGTCCTCTATTCAGGTCATTCCAGCTTACCTTTTGAACAGTGTTAGGCTTTGTGAGGTAACATTTAAGATAACATACCTAGATACAGCCTACTGTATATTATTCAAAATAAAGAGGCGAAAAAATGTCAAGATGTTTCTTTTTAGCTGTATTAAGCTGCGATTGGCCCATGGCCTTGAATGTGAATATTCACATTGTGGTACAGACTGTTGATCATCAAGAAGCACTgtgtttcagcagcagaggCCTGAGAATGTTCTCCCAGAAACTTCCAGAAAGTTGAGTAAGAAACATGTCGTCCCTGCTCGAGAACAGATGAATGGATTGAAGGATTCCCGGGCTGCCCGCCAGACCTCTTTCTGTCCGTCCCCTCCTTTGATCGAGAGGATGAGATGTAAGACTGGAAATCCACTCACCAGCTCTTAGAtaacagtcacatgactttttttg harbors:
- the LOC125891497 gene encoding synaptonemal complex protein 2-like, translated to MAPGQDTQLEKVIDEVLKSGAVQPLDVFLQSNIHEGTVIKCSQQFLTKLDKLVSRNLDKKDAKSASLAFAILYKCGKNLKLPGGSQGLSGIIAQGLLKKMVQWFEKCRRLWIECGPQWDETLFNLSEDFFDVLMVVHEACKEGTYKITDSFLYPVGQLAVDPSIYILIQKEAIRKFNLLLDKIPVELKKERKILSSQEASDIMIKLAGLIMKGGDYDLQTALVEALCRMAAPDQRKELAYRWFSMEHVASAFVKISDSEFETDCRKFLNLVNGMQGDRSRVYSYPCLEAYLDKHELLMPADENLEEFWIDFNLDSRSISFYFSFSDDEAQEAQWETVCFNDNEVQSYTVTEEGKRKVLQIKLSQVVIVGAVEGTSVTIHFSSSLDILQAARKVYGHSKNKGFVGSKIDQISMTASKHLCVFLSMQVVPESQMSRGESEKNTAPYLLPAPSAPAQMVTPTRMRISESTTFISSSGGGSVHCASSLAAVMSSNTSAKGKGKPSLEMVRSSDRQGEHHLGELRTTAKTCSNATTPHSTIAGDMTKQSATSLQSTASKLSNKNKVGKHKKNVPLAKAADVVPAGQGEEQSLESSFVPDTQPKTGRNISMNWSKLSVSEMLMMPTQKISSLPRPESQSSLAGQQESLSSAQTSSVAGSSSISQKQLHIQLTQRLQQVLRERNQDPAHQEPSAPHRNMSDIREDSKGRSSMEQCAAKLCSPKKQQAQRNGLTKGKSKRQMSLETDADAVKAPAKASTAKAPQKGTPQKGKADTNRNLSSKEKRDAEVAGSMVKLISSRYDSNTKSTAKDTADTIPQSWIPPLVNRPVFNMGWLSTSKREVSGAVGVMKSYSKTTTNSTRQRKDVFAFNFDASLSAGGKNKTFTNTSATSISAIHDSSALSTTKKGQPVAKEKRYVKRHLFSDTDTDCVTTDVSWLRESSRKPKPKVTKYSRQAPVKSKAVSPHTSYEFPGVPPPSQKPVKDNTKPSKKPDVKKRMEQPNKTVKPAVEPKRPHAAGRRPQRTAATFIKSYRETDTDDSQSEPEEPPVSKHSSTHHLEKAEKPHEAAQVTKKNTASKQPTRSYLEIDSNCHSSGAELESEQPRFSKTYFVGQQGKSEKTSLEVPEVKKGKNTSSEQSTDLRKPSGLKQQRPENVLPETSRKLSKKHVVPAREQMNGLKDSRAARQTSFCPSPPLIERMRSAPMSPPTLGLTCSPLLTPRGSPLPASPDPPSADTPSPIPLLSKPHSTVSSKGNCRPSSFYSADKKRSKSKTQSVHSGPSLPSLTPIGRTSAAGAPIGRSAAKISPVQQGLPSTPQSPLSLSTRHLLTSTLLELDKPSMPSPPQSPIPEDTTNYGNCHDFSKVSSVSWVSQSQSSSKSSVLSSRVKDSHTAALAVPHKTEKTPSLDQNSKSDQLHISGPSRKRHISSSNSEKDEKEERKKSKMRGQRSPRLKPRKLFKSFAEVSAEGELSQVISSSHTMSSSHWEAEVGDGDMDADEDFEVPKIAVNPSNLCQQFSSELKKKFQSRHNMVEVYNKQSLKTVQQHVSSFNVQVTKYRTQKLGQVQKVLLEEIRKLEQGDTVLKNMEKDLSMYWKKQIVAFHSYKEQETMRNESLKKALQSNMCHSLEHEERLFTSQMCLMRKDMKSVQDRLLSEMQEGEIQSVKRGLHALFFP